TGGTTTAACATCTTTGAATTCAGTAGCGTTTGCTGAATCAATTGGTAAAATAATTTTCCCGTTTGATTTTTTCAAATATTCTTTTGCTAAGTCGATTTTATCAGCTTCTAAAAGAGATTTTCCGATTTTATGCCCTTGAGCAGCAAAGAATGTATAAGCCATTCCTCCCCCAATAATGATCTTGTCAGCTTTAGTTAGAAGATTGTCAATAACTCCGATTTTATCAGAAACCTTAGCTCCTCCAATGATGGCTACAAATGGATGTTCAGGTTTATCAACACCTTGTGCCAACATTTCTAATTCTTTTTGAACTAAAAAACCAACACAAGATTCTTTAATATTACTTGAAATTCCCACGTTTGAAGCATGAGCTCTATGAGCTGTTCCAAATGCATCATTTACAAAAATATCTCCCAATCCAGCTCAATATTTACCTAATTCGGCAGCATTTTTGCTTTCTGCTTTAACAACTTCGTTGTTTTTAACATCTTCAAAACGAGTGTTTTCCATTAAAAGGATTTCCCCTTCTTTTAAATCACTGATTGCTTTTTCAAGTTCTGCTCCACGAGTAGTTGGTACAAAAACAACTTTTTGGCCAATAGCTTTTTCTAAAGCTATTGCAATTGGTGCTAATGATTTTTTGCTTTTATCATCTTCAGCTTTAATACGGCTTAAGTGTGATAATAGAACAATTTTCGCCTTGTTTTTAACTAAATGTTTAATAGTTGGAAGCGCAGCTTGAATACGATTATCATCTGTAATTACTCCGTCTTTCAATGGTACATTGAAGTCAACACGTACAAGAACTTTTTTTCCTGCAACGTTTACTTCGTTTAGAGTTTTTTTATTCATTTCTTTTCTCCTTTTGCTTAACAATTATATTTTAATTGAAAATTAGTCATTTAATTCAAAATAATAAAATATCTATGGAAAAAAATTTACTTGGAATTTTTTACATAAAAAAAACACCCTAGAGGGTGTTTTGTAAATAAATCATTTGATTTAGATTTGATTATAATGAAACAACGTGTTCAATTACTCTTACAAATTGTGAAGTAAATGATGCTTCGTTGTCATATCATGAAAAGATTTTGTACATTTTTTTACCATCTACATCAATTAATCTAGTCATAGTTGCGTCAAATACTGATCCAAAGTTTGAACCAATAATGTCTGATGAAACGATTGAATCGTCTCTGTATTCTAGAGCCATTCCTAATCCTTTTTTATCAGCATCAATTGCTTTTTTAATAGCAGCATTGATTTCTTCTACTTTAGGTGATTTAGTTAATTCGATTGATAAGTCTACGATTGAACCTGTAATAACTGGTACACGTAATGCTAATCCATCTAATTTACCATTCAATGTTGGTAATACTTTACCAATAGCTGCAGCAGCTCCTGTGCTTGTTGGAATAATATTTCATGATGCTGCACGCCCACGACGTAAGTCGCTGTGAGGTAAGTCTAATAATTTTTGGTCATTAGTTACGGCATGAACTGTAGTCATTAAACCTTTAACAACTCCGAATTCTTTATCAAGAATTTGTAGTACGGGTGCTAAACAGTTAGTTGTACATGATCCTGCTGATGCAATAACATCATCTTTTGTTAAATCAGTATGGTTTACACCAAACACAACTGTTTTTAAATCACCAGTTGCTGGTGCTGAAATCATAACTTTTTTGGCTCCAGCTTTAATATGTGCTGATGCTTTTTCTTTATCTGTATAGAAACCAGTTGCTTCAACAACTAAGTCAATTCCCATTTTACCTCAAGGTAATGCTGCTGCATCCCTTTCAGCTAAAACTTTGATACTTTTTCCATCAACAGTAATTGAATCTTTTGTAAAAGAAACTTTACCTTTTTGGAAATATCCATGAGCTGAGTCATGTTCTAATAAGTATGCTAAAGTTTTTGGATCTGTTAAGTCGTTAATTGCAACGATTTCAACATTTTTTGACTCTCATAATTTTCTGAAAGCAAGTCTTCCGATTCTTCCGAATCCGTTTATAGCGATTTTTTTCATTCTAATCTCCCTTTTGTTCTACAATAGTTATTTTATACTTATTTGGAAATATTAAGTAAATTATGAACCAATAATTTTTTGTTTTTTTTATCACTTTTGGTTTTTTTGATAGAAATTTTTCCGTTAACTATGACGCTTATTTTCACCCATTATCATATGGTCTTGGGTAACAAGCCCTTTAACACGTTCCACAAAACGATCGGTTTTAGTTTTGATGATTTCACGATCACTGCAATTGATTTCTGCAACTCCATAAATAACATCTAATTTATTCAAACTAAAATTAGCTGAGAAAAAAGTAGTTTTTTTATTTTCCATACGATAATTCAGCAAGGTGAATAAGATTTCATCTCGAGAATAAGCAGTAACAACTTCTCCTCCAATGTCATCAATAAATAAACAATCCACATTCATCAAGG
This Spiroplasma endosymbiont of Panorpa germanica DNA region includes the following protein-coding sequences:
- a CDS encoding phosphoglycerate kinase translates to MNKKTLNEVNVAGKKVLVRVDFNVPLKDGVITDDNRIQAALPTIKHLVKNKAKIVLLSHLSRIKAEDDKSKKSLAPIAIALEKAIGQKVVFVPTTRGAELEKAISDLKEGEILLMENTRFEDVKNNEVVKAESKNAAELGKYWAGLGDIFVNDAFGTAHRAHASNVGISSNIKESCVGFLVQKELEMLAQGVDKPEHPFVAIIGGAKVSDKIGVIDNLLTKADKIIIGGGMAYTFFAAQGHKIGKSLLEADKIDLAKEYLKKSNGKIILPIDSANATEFKDVKPTFSGVDLPDDVMGLDIGPKSIELFQKELAGAKTVAWNGPMGVFEMENFKKGTVAVCEAIANLKGAFTLIGGGDSAAAAIQLGFKEKFTHISTGGGASLEYMEGKVLPGVEAIQNK
- the gap gene encoding type I glyceraldehyde-3-phosphate dehydrogenase, producing MKKIAINGFGRIGRLAFRKLWESKNVEIVAINDLTDPKTLAYLLEHDSAHGYFQKGKVSFTKDSITVDGKSIKVLAERDAAALPWGKMGIDLVVEATGFYTDKEKASAHIKAGAKKVMISAPATGDLKTVVFGVNHTDLTKDDVIASAGSCTTNCLAPVLQILDKEFGVVKGLMTTVHAVTNDQKLLDLPHSDLRRGRAASWNIIPTSTGAAAAIGKVLPTLNGKLDGLALRVPVITGSIVDLSIELTKSPKVEEINAAIKKAIDADKKGLGMALEYRDDSIVSSDIIGSNFGSVFDATMTRLIDVDGKKMYKIFSWYDNEASFTSQFVRVIEHVVSL